Proteins encoded in a region of the Saccharothrix ecbatanensis genome:
- a CDS encoding dihydrofolate reductase family protein encodes MTVGKVVLNGSVSLDGYSAGPNPSDDHPMGEGGERLHEWMFAEGSDRDAEFAATVGAVVLGRRTFDLGLRFWQDTPFPVPSFVLTHEGRPPLAMKSASFTFVTDGPKSAVGQAREAAGDKDVLVMAAAESAQHVLRAGLVDEIRLQLVPVFLGGGARLLDGLKPTELERIAVAEADDVVHLRFRVLK; translated from the coding sequence ATGACTGTGGGCAAAGTGGTGTTGAACGGTTCTGTGTCGTTGGACGGGTACAGCGCCGGGCCGAATCCGAGTGACGACCACCCGATGGGCGAGGGCGGTGAACGGCTGCACGAGTGGATGTTCGCCGAGGGCTCGGACCGTGACGCCGAGTTCGCCGCGACCGTCGGCGCGGTCGTGCTGGGGCGAAGGACGTTCGACCTGGGGTTGCGGTTCTGGCAGGACACGCCGTTCCCGGTGCCGAGTTTCGTGCTGACCCACGAGGGGCGGCCGCCGTTGGCGATGAAGTCGGCGTCCTTCACGTTCGTCACGGACGGGCCGAAGAGTGCTGTCGGTCAGGCGCGTGAGGCGGCGGGGGACAAGGACGTGCTCGTCATGGCGGCGGCGGAGTCTGCTCAGCACGTGTTGCGTGCGGGGCTGGTGGACGAGATCCGGCTTCAGTTGGTGCCGGTCTTCCTTGGTGGCGGGGCGCGGTTGCTGGACGGGTTGAAGCCGACCGAGTTGGAGCGGATCGCGGTGGCTGAGGCGGATGATGTGGTGCACCTTCGGTTCCGCGTGTTGAAGTGA
- a CDS encoding DNA polymerase IV, with protein MSEQDWVLHVDLDQFIAAVEIARRPELRGRPVVVGGAGDPTQRAVVATASYEAREFGVHSGMPLRLAKKKCPDAVFLPSDAPAYEEVSAHVMDVLRELPVVVEVIGWDEAFLGARTDDPEALALAVRRAVKAETGLECSVGVGDNKLRAKLATGFAKPAGVYRLTRENWVEVMAGRPVTALWGIGARTAAKLASLDVRTVEELARADLDVLAARFGPAMGPHFRQLALGAGDTNVTATPWVAKSRSRETTFQHDLTDPEEIREQVRLIARRVVEDVREEGRTVVRVVVKVRFVPFFTYTRGVSLDAETMEAATLETEVIEDAAVAALARFEDTRAVRLLGVRVEFSGE; from the coding sequence GTGTCCGAACAGGACTGGGTCCTGCACGTCGACCTCGACCAGTTCATCGCGGCGGTCGAGATCGCGCGCCGGCCTGAGCTGCGAGGCAGGCCCGTGGTCGTCGGAGGAGCCGGCGACCCGACGCAACGCGCCGTGGTGGCCACCGCGTCCTATGAGGCGAGGGAGTTCGGCGTCCACTCCGGGATGCCGTTGCGGCTGGCGAAGAAGAAGTGTCCGGACGCGGTGTTCCTGCCGTCCGACGCGCCCGCCTACGAGGAGGTGTCCGCGCACGTGATGGACGTGCTGCGCGAGCTGCCCGTGGTGGTCGAGGTGATCGGCTGGGACGAGGCGTTCCTGGGCGCCCGCACGGACGACCCGGAGGCGCTGGCCCTCGCCGTCCGGCGGGCGGTGAAGGCGGAGACCGGGCTGGAGTGCTCGGTCGGCGTCGGGGACAACAAGCTGCGCGCGAAGCTCGCCACCGGGTTCGCCAAGCCCGCCGGCGTGTACCGGCTGACCAGGGAGAACTGGGTCGAGGTGATGGCCGGACGGCCGGTGACCGCGTTGTGGGGCATCGGTGCCCGCACGGCGGCCAAGCTCGCTTCTCTGGACGTGCGGACGGTCGAGGAGTTGGCGCGTGCGGATCTCGACGTGTTGGCCGCGCGGTTCGGGCCGGCGATGGGGCCGCACTTCCGGCAGTTGGCGTTGGGCGCGGGCGACACGAACGTCACCGCGACGCCGTGGGTGGCGAAGTCGCGCAGCCGGGAGACGACGTTCCAGCACGACCTGACCGACCCCGAGGAGATCCGCGAGCAGGTGCGGCTGATCGCGCGGCGGGTGGTGGAGGACGTGCGCGAGGAGGGGCGGACGGTGGTGCGGGTGGTGGTGAAGGTGCGGTTCGTGCCGTTCTTCACCTACACGCGGGGGGTCTCGCTGGACGCGGAGACGATGGAAGCGGCGACACTGGAGACGGAAGTGATCGAGGATGCTGCCGTGGCGGCGTTGGCGCGTTTCGAGGACACTCGCGCCGTGCGTCTGCTGGGTGTGCGTGTGGAGTTCAGCGGGGAATGA